The Nitrosomonas communis genome has a segment encoding these proteins:
- a CDS encoding cell envelope integrity protein TolA, with the protein MNVTAWRDASYTEPGLLRAAVLALLVHIIFFAFMVFGLSWKNDPPETMIVDLWSDLPQPIKPAPARVTPPRTEPVRQPLIKAKPEPVKETLPKSESVKADVPSPSPKPTAEIKEKTVKPQPMKEATKQAEPVKEPSPKPEPIKADAPPPSQKPAIEIKEKTVKPQPTKQAAKQPEPIKETPKPELIKADASSPSPKPATEIKEKTVKPQPMKEATKQPEPVKEIPPKAEPIKEKITQSEVAKEITKETTRRSDLEKDQQLKEQQQAEEIKRQQQREQEAAAQKAAAEKTRQMDEIARYKAMIQAKIRSRIVMPPNLPGNPVVEYRVTLLPGGEVLNVVLRRTSGYAAFDEAVERAIFLSTPLPIPPDVTLFREFRDFNLTVHYRESL; encoded by the coding sequence ATGAATGTGACAGCTTGGCGGGATGCTTCCTATACAGAACCTGGATTATTACGGGCTGCTGTACTAGCTTTGCTAGTACATATTATTTTTTTTGCATTTATGGTTTTTGGCTTAAGCTGGAAAAATGATCCACCTGAAACGATGATTGTTGACTTGTGGAGTGACTTGCCACAGCCGATTAAACCTGCGCCTGCTAGAGTAACACCACCGCGAACTGAACCTGTGCGGCAACCACTCATCAAAGCGAAACCTGAGCCAGTTAAAGAGACGCTGCCTAAATCTGAATCAGTCAAGGCAGATGTTCCGTCGCCATCCCCAAAACCGACTGCTGAGATCAAGGAAAAAACGGTAAAACCTCAGCCTATGAAGGAAGCTACAAAGCAGGCTGAGCCAGTTAAAGAGCCCTCTCCTAAACCTGAGCCAATCAAGGCAGATGCGCCGCCGCCGTCCCAAAAACCGGCTATTGAGATCAAGGAAAAAACGGTAAAACCTCAACCTACGAAGCAAGCCGCAAAGCAGCCTGAGCCAATTAAAGAAACTCCTAAACCTGAGTTAATCAAGGCAGATGCGTCATCGCCATCCCCAAAACCGGCTACTGAGATCAAGGAAAAAACGGTAAAGCCTCAGCCTATGAAGGAAGCCACAAAGCAACCTGAGCCAGTTAAAGAGATCCCTCCTAAGGCTGAACCAATCAAGGAGAAGATAACCCAATCAGAGGTTGCTAAGGAAATAACCAAAGAAACAACGAGAAGATCCGATCTGGAGAAAGATCAACAGCTTAAGGAACAGCAACAGGCTGAAGAAATCAAGCGGCAACAACAACGTGAGCAAGAGGCCGCTGCACAAAAAGCTGCCGCGGAGAAAACCAGACAAATGGATGAAATAGCTAGATATAAGGCAATGATTCAGGCAAAAATCAGAAGTCGTATTGTCATGCCGCCTAATTTGCCCGGCAATCCGGTTGTTGAGTACAGAGTGACGCTGTTACCGGGAGGGGAAGTATTGAACGTAGTGTTGCGCAGAACCAGTGGTTATGCCGCATTTGATGAAGCAGTAGAAAGAGCTATCTTTTTATCCACACCCTTACCTATACCGCCGGATGTAACGTTATTCAGAGAATTTCGTGATTTTAATCTTACCGTACATTATCGTGAATCGCTTTGA
- the tolR gene encoding protein TolR produces MINRRTKRRLMNEINVVPYIDVMLVLLVIFMITAPLIHPGQIELPQIGKSSTAPVEPLEVIIAADGNLTLRDRSKIGSEQKMSRSELVKAIKNRQAQNTEQPVVIAADKNVRYEEVINVMDILQQEQVNKVGLLTKPR; encoded by the coding sequence ATGATTAATCGTCGTACTAAACGTCGTCTAATGAACGAAATCAATGTTGTGCCGTATATTGATGTGATGCTGGTGTTATTGGTTATTTTCATGATCACAGCACCGCTTATTCATCCTGGCCAAATTGAACTTCCTCAAATCGGCAAATCTTCAACAGCCCCTGTTGAACCTTTGGAAGTGATTATTGCAGCCGATGGCAATTTGACATTACGTGATCGTAGTAAAATAGGAAGCGAGCAGAAAATGAGCCGTAGCGAACTTGTAAAGGCAATCAAAAATAGACAGGCACAGAATACTGAACAACCTGTCGTGATTGCAGCCGATAAAAATGTTCGCTATGAAGAAGTGATCAATGTCATGGATATATTACAACAAGAACAAGTTAATAAGGTTGGGCTGCTCACAAAACCCAGATAA